A single region of the Cyanobacteria bacterium FACHB-DQ100 genome encodes:
- a CDS encoding DUF928 domain-containing protein gives MLPTFDNGGARVVQLRLRVSPNPPLSQQIQQAEFRQKVRLYAENGIWFDAVATLAEARSVNPKDAELAKDWEQLLQA, from the coding sequence ATGCTTCCGACGTTCGATAATGGCGGAGCGAGGGTTGTGCAACTTCGGTTACGAGTTAGTCCTAATCCGCCCTTGAGTCAGCAGATTCAGCAAGCAGAGTTTCGACAGAAAGTTCGGCTCTATGCGGAAAATGGAATTTGGTTTGACGCGGTGGCTACTTTAGCAGAAGCGCGATCTGTGAATCCTAAAGATGCAGAGTTAGCAAAAGATTGGGAACAGTTATTACAGGCTTGA
- a CDS encoding DUF928 domain-containing protein has protein sequence MTSDSPKFRLVHPIFLGIGTLSLVALQGVLPLDLPLPSPVSSVQLSPANAQYNPPKRPGFGSSEGTGTRGDKLRLCGERKTASFTTLAPTNHIGETISSRPTLFWYLSSRQTVELKLMQPGVQKPVFVTTVQVDKPGIVSLELPKTAPELVPEKVYRWSIAVVCEDGTKDALRMALIRRVALIPEVKQRLAIAQSDQERGQVYAAQGLWYDAVTMFSKAATANPKDRTAPDKLLSLLDQVGFEKVTEQERKKNQPIKR, from the coding sequence ATGACTTCTGATTCCCCCAAATTCAGGCTGGTTCACCCAATATTTCTTGGAATCGGGACACTTTCTCTCGTTGCTCTACAAGGTGTATTGCCGCTAGATCTCCCCTTACCCAGTCCTGTCAGCTCAGTGCAACTTTCCCCCGCAAACGCTCAATACAATCCCCCTAAACGTCCGGGCTTCGGAAGTAGTGAAGGCACGGGAACGCGAGGAGACAAATTACGCCTTTGCGGTGAGAGAAAGACGGCTTCTTTTACCACCCTCGCACCGACCAACCATATTGGAGAAACGATCTCATCTCGTCCAACTTTATTTTGGTATCTATCCAGCCGACAAACTGTGGAACTTAAGCTAATGCAGCCAGGCGTGCAAAAGCCTGTGTTTGTCACTACGGTACAAGTAGATAAGCCTGGTATCGTCTCACTTGAATTACCGAAAACTGCGCCTGAGCTAGTACCTGAGAAAGTTTATCGCTGGTCGATCGCTGTCGTTTGTGAAGATGGCACGAAGGATGCTTTGAGAATGGCGTTGATCCGACGGGTTGCGCTGATTCCAGAGGTGAAACAGCGATTGGCGATCGCGCAATCCGATCAGGAGCGGGGTCAAGTCTACGCAGCCCAAGGTCTGTGGTATGACGCAGTGACAATGTTCTCTAAAGCGGCTACGGCGAATCCCAAAGATCGAACGGCTCCTGACAAACTCCTGTCACTGCTCGATCAAGTGGGATTTGAGAAGGTTACGGAGCAGGAGCGCAAAAAGAACCAGCCGATAAAACGTTGA
- a CDS encoding adenylate/guanylate cyclase domain-containing protein, producing MLLSLAQTIRKFGVLWITIPSAAGLIVLLRSAGALQSLEWMAFDQYVRLRPREVTDDRVIIVGVNENDIRQLKRYPFDDATLAKLLTKIKQQKPRAIGLDIYRDLPVEPGYSELAKVFETTPNLIGIEKRGGSTEVEVAPPPILKQRNQTASNDVVLDGDGKLRRGLLYWTSPNGEQSLESLGLRLAMLYLEAQRITPQPATTNSQYLKLGRGIFPIFESNDGSYVSADAGGYQILLNYRGASGKFRTVSLMDVLQDRLPADLMRDSQEQPFRDKIVLIGVTARSIKDVFYTPYSGDSITTPERMAGVEVQANLASQIISAAIDGRSGFQVWTDAIEAVWILLWSGVGTALGWMVRSPRWAVAGMVIAVGGLGIGSFAAFGFSWWIPVVPPALALLTSAMVVTVHIAHSERRDHQTVMNLFGRYVTPTIAETIWRDRDQLLSQGRLRGQKLTATVLFTDIKNFSTIAERTDPETLMIWLNEYMEAMTEVVLKHGAVVDKFIGDAIMAVFGVPIARKTSQDIAQDAYSAVQCAIEMSSALEALNQRWTQQGHPTIQMRAGISTGTVVTGSLGGQQRMDYTAIGDSVNVAARLESFDKSIEGGLCRILISEETFTRVEGQFPVQAVGTVQLKGREQPTNVYQVLWESSKSESGRV from the coding sequence ATGCTGCTATCACTTGCTCAAACAATCCGAAAGTTTGGTGTGCTTTGGATCACAATTCCCAGCGCGGCAGGATTGATCGTGCTTCTGCGGTCTGCTGGGGCATTACAATCTTTGGAATGGATGGCATTTGATCAATATGTTCGGCTGCGTCCCCGAGAAGTAACCGACGATCGCGTCATAATTGTTGGCGTAAACGAAAACGACATTCGGCAACTCAAGCGTTATCCGTTTGATGATGCTACCCTCGCCAAGTTGTTGACGAAGATTAAGCAGCAAAAACCAAGAGCGATCGGTTTAGATATCTATCGGGATCTCCCAGTAGAACCAGGATACTCAGAGCTGGCTAAAGTATTCGAGACAACCCCTAACCTAATTGGCATTGAAAAAAGAGGCGGAAGTACAGAAGTCGAGGTTGCACCTCCCCCCATCCTGAAACAGCGCAATCAAACTGCTTCAAACGATGTGGTACTCGACGGCGATGGGAAACTGCGTCGAGGTCTACTTTATTGGACAAGCCCCAATGGAGAGCAATCCCTGGAAAGTTTGGGATTGCGCCTTGCAATGCTCTATTTAGAAGCTCAGAGAATCACACCCCAGCCAGCGACAACCAATTCACAGTATCTCAAGCTTGGGCGCGGCATCTTTCCCATTTTTGAATCAAACGATGGTAGCTATGTCTCAGCGGATGCAGGCGGCTATCAAATCTTGCTGAACTATCGAGGTGCTTCTGGCAAGTTCCGCACAGTGTCGCTGATGGACGTGCTGCAAGACCGACTGCCTGCTGATCTGATGCGTGACTCGCAAGAACAACCCTTTCGAGACAAAATCGTTTTAATTGGAGTGACGGCTCGAAGCATCAAAGATGTCTTCTACACTCCCTATAGCGGTGACTCGATCACGACTCCAGAGAGAATGGCAGGCGTTGAGGTACAGGCGAATCTAGCCAGTCAAATTATTAGCGCTGCGATCGACGGGCGCTCGGGCTTCCAAGTTTGGACAGATGCAATTGAAGCAGTTTGGATTCTGCTTTGGTCGGGTGTGGGAACGGCGTTAGGCTGGATGGTGCGCTCGCCGCGTTGGGCAGTAGCAGGCATGGTAATTGCAGTCGGAGGGCTAGGGATAGGGAGCTTTGCAGCATTCGGCTTTTCCTGGTGGATTCCTGTTGTCCCACCCGCCTTAGCGCTTCTCACGTCTGCGATGGTCGTCACGGTTCACATTGCCCACTCAGAACGCCGCGATCACCAAACCGTGATGAATCTCTTTGGGCGATATGTAACCCCGACGATTGCTGAGACAATTTGGCGCGATCGAGATCAACTACTGTCCCAAGGTCGCCTGCGGGGACAAAAACTCACGGCAACGGTGCTATTTACCGATATTAAAAACTTCAGCACCATTGCCGAACGTACCGACCCCGAAACGCTGATGATTTGGCTGAATGAATATATGGAAGCGATGACGGAAGTGGTGTTGAAGCATGGGGCGGTGGTAGATAAATTTATTGGGGATGCGATTATGGCGGTCTTTGGTGTTCCGATCGCTCGTAAAACCAGTCAAGACATTGCTCAAGATGCTTACAGTGCTGTGCAATGCGCGATCGAGATGTCCTCTGCACTAGAAGCACTGAATCAACGCTGGACACAGCAAGGACATCCCACGATTCAAATGCGGGCAGGCATTTCTACAGGCACAGTCGTTACAGGTAGCTTAGGAGGTCAGCAGCGCATGGACTATACCGCGATCGGCGATAGTGTGAATGTGGCAGCACGGCTCGAAAGTTTTGATAAATCGATCGAGGGCGGACTCTGCCGAATTTTAATCAGCGAAGAGACGTTTACGCGGGTTGAAGGTCAATTTCCCGTGCAAGCCGTCGGGACAGTTCAACTGAAAGGGCGTGAACAACCGACGAACGTTTATCAAGTTTTATGGGAATCCTCGAAGAGTGAGAGTGGCAGAGTTTAG
- a CDS encoding SET domain-containing protein — MSTQSISCHNHASMLKVQEVEGKGKGVFAQCFIPSGTLVCVGCPIEVTSMRTEHSFQVDWERHVELDEPARLINHGCDFNLVIRDNELGGYSFYATRDILVSEELCWHYGMTEALSIAVQSCRCRSAHCEGRSLGFTEMSKVKQEKLHQNGVANYLSKWYIGQARELNILRAS, encoded by the coding sequence ATGTCTACTCAATCTATTTCGTGTCATAATCATGCCTCCATGCTCAAAGTTCAAGAGGTGGAAGGCAAAGGGAAGGGTGTGTTTGCTCAATGCTTTATTCCATCTGGAACATTGGTTTGTGTCGGTTGTCCGATCGAAGTGACATCAATGAGAACTGAACACTCCTTTCAGGTTGACTGGGAACGCCATGTGGAGTTAGATGAACCTGCTCGATTGATTAATCATGGCTGTGATTTCAACTTGGTCATCCGAGACAATGAGTTGGGTGGATATAGCTTCTACGCAACGAGAGATATTCTCGTAAGTGAAGAACTGTGCTGGCATTACGGAATGACAGAAGCTCTGTCGATCGCAGTTCAGAGCTGCCGTTGTCGCTCTGCCCATTGTGAAGGGCGTAGTCTTGGATTTACAGAGATGTCAAAGGTAAAACAAGAAAAGCTGCATCAAAACGGCGTTGCGAATTACCTTTCCAAATGGTACATCGGACAGGCTAGAGAGTTAAACATTTTGCGAGCATCGTAA
- a CDS encoding HAMP domain-containing protein, with amino-acid sequence MGFSLAGVIIAATGISYVHLTHSIQTIILSDLEKYSLDRGKHEETLFKLAEDNHQQFKQRFLKNLKKMGEQDPQQKFAELAIPWSDGTHRNFPQSRAIETFDTELYPHLFIGKNTSINAELRRHTIVAYDLLSYYGAAWHNRFTNTYVITPENVEIGYFPGFAWGLVAKPDLYLPKEEFFHISTPKQNPARETKWTGLFFDDVAKLWMVTAATPIDDAQGNHIATIAHDVVLNDLMERTVKNTLRGTYNIIFREDGRLIVDTARMEQIKQKQGNFNILDTGDAHLRRIFEAVRTAKSGQIIIDNPSEHEFLAVTKLSGPDWYFVVVYPKALINEIALNNARTILMVGLIALVIEVLLLYSILHKQVTQPLKQLLVATEQVADGNFEIEFSFKRQDEIGRLTTTFTKMANQLQSSFASLEQQKDELEIRVQERTQELSQTLQELQQTQSHLIQSEKMSSLGQLVAGVAHEINNPVNFIHGNLAPASDYAQSLLKLLALYQQEYPKPTPAIQTEIEEIDLEFVQEDLPKLLDSVKLGSERIRNIVLSLRNFSRLDEAELKSVNIHEGLESTLLILQNRLKPKHDSPEIQVIRDYGELPLVTCYAGQLNQVFMNLLANAIDAIHEQRKHRSLGGEAHLDQIQIRTEVIQQQWVRIAIADNGTGIPEDMQLKLFDPFFTTKPIGQGTGLGLSISYQIITQQHQGKLYCHSVPGQGTEFVIEFPLHLA; translated from the coding sequence ATGGGGTTTAGTTTAGCAGGTGTGATTATTGCTGCAACCGGGATCAGCTATGTTCATCTAACACACTCCATCCAAACAATCATCCTGTCGGATTTAGAAAAGTATAGCCTTGATCGCGGCAAGCACGAGGAAACTCTATTTAAGCTTGCGGAAGATAATCATCAACAATTTAAGCAGCGATTTCTCAAGAATCTCAAGAAGATGGGAGAACAAGACCCACAGCAGAAATTCGCTGAATTAGCAATTCCGTGGTCTGATGGAACTCACCGCAATTTTCCTCAGAGTCGCGCCATTGAAACGTTTGATACAGAACTTTATCCGCATCTCTTCATTGGCAAAAATACTTCAATTAACGCAGAGTTACGTCGTCACACGATCGTCGCTTATGATTTGCTGAGTTATTACGGTGCTGCTTGGCATAACCGCTTCACAAACACCTATGTTATTACCCCGGAAAATGTGGAAATTGGGTATTTTCCTGGTTTTGCTTGGGGCTTAGTGGCAAAACCTGATTTGTACTTGCCCAAAGAAGAGTTCTTCCACATTTCAACTCCAAAGCAGAATCCAGCTCGCGAGACGAAATGGACGGGGCTTTTCTTTGATGACGTTGCTAAACTTTGGATGGTGACAGCCGCGACTCCGATCGATGATGCTCAAGGCAACCATATTGCAACGATCGCCCATGATGTTGTGTTAAACGATCTGATGGAGCGAACTGTTAAAAATACGCTTCGAGGAACCTACAACATCATCTTTCGTGAAGATGGGAGACTGATTGTCGATACTGCTCGAATGGAGCAAATTAAACAGAAGCAAGGTAATTTCAACATTCTCGATACTGGAGATGCCCATCTCAGACGTATCTTTGAGGCTGTTAGAACTGCAAAATCAGGGCAAATCATTATTGATAATCCCTCAGAGCACGAGTTCCTTGCAGTCACAAAACTAAGTGGGCCGGATTGGTATTTTGTCGTCGTTTATCCTAAAGCATTAATCAATGAAATTGCGCTAAATAACGCTAGAACTATTCTAATGGTCGGCTTAATTGCGCTGGTGATTGAAGTGCTACTGCTGTATTCCATATTACACAAGCAGGTCACGCAACCGCTCAAGCAATTACTGGTTGCAACCGAGCAAGTCGCAGATGGCAACTTTGAGATTGAGTTCAGCTTTAAGCGGCAAGATGAGATTGGTCGCTTAACTACGACTTTTACCAAGATGGCAAATCAGCTTCAAAGCTCTTTTGCATCCTTGGAGCAACAGAAAGATGAGTTAGAAATTCGTGTACAAGAACGGACACAAGAACTATCACAAACCTTGCAAGAGTTACAGCAAACCCAAAGCCATTTGATCCAAAGCGAAAAGATGTCTAGTTTGGGGCAGTTAGTGGCAGGCGTTGCTCACGAAATCAATAATCCTGTTAACTTTATTCATGGTAATCTTGCCCCTGCATCCGACTATGCTCAATCCCTACTGAAATTACTTGCGCTGTATCAGCAGGAGTATCCCAAACCAACTCCAGCCATTCAAACTGAAATTGAAGAGATCGATCTCGAATTTGTACAAGAGGACTTACCCAAGCTCCTTGACTCAGTTAAGCTTGGCTCAGAGCGAATTCGCAACATTGTTCTATCACTGCGTAACTTTTCCCGCTTGGACGAGGCAGAGCTTAAAAGCGTTAACATCCACGAAGGTCTAGAAAGTACGCTGTTGATTCTGCAAAATCGATTGAAACCAAAACATGATTCTCCAGAAATTCAAGTCATCCGAGACTACGGTGAGTTACCACTTGTAACTTGCTATGCAGGACAGCTCAATCAGGTGTTTATGAATCTTTTGGCGAATGCGATCGATGCCATCCATGAACAGCGAAAACACCGCTCCCTGGGAGGAGAAGCTCATCTCGATCAAATTCAGATTCGGACTGAGGTGATTCAGCAACAATGGGTCAGAATTGCGATCGCAGATAATGGCACCGGGATACCGGAGGATATGCAATTAAAGCTATTTGACCCCTTCTTTACCACCAAGCCTATCGGGCAGGGAACTGGCTTAGGTTTATCAATTAGTTACCAAATCATTACTCAGCAACATCAGGGTAAGTTGTACTGCCACTCTGTCCCAGGACAGGGGACAGAATTTGTGATTGAGTTTCCCCTTCATCTTGCATAA